The DNA sequence GCCTCCATTACTTGATCTTTATTTTTTCTCTTCTTATTCTTTTAATGTTTATTACGCCCTTTGTCGATTTTATTGCGTTTATTACTTTTTGAAGTTGAGAAACATCTTTTACCTGTAGTGTAAAATCAAGGATTGCTTTTCCTCCTACTGTTCTCGTGTATGCACTTACAATGTTTGTTTTCGTTTCTGCTATTTTTGCCGATACGGCTGCCAGCATACCGGGTCTGTCTTCTATAAATACTCTTATTTTTGCAGGGTAGAGTTTGTCTGACGGTTTAAATTCTATTGAAAGGACTTTTCCCGGTGCACTTTCAAGAACCTGCTGGGCTACAACACAGTTTCTTGTGTGAACGACTATTCCTTTTCCCTTTGAAACAATGCCGACGACATCGTCTCCCGGTAGAGGATGGCAACATTTTGCCAGCGTTACGAGCATGTTTTCTATTCCGTCAATGACAATGTCGGCACCTTCGTTTTTTTTCCCTTTTTTCTTCTTTTTTTCCTGTTCTTCCTGAATACCTAAAAGTCTTCTTACTAATTTTTCTCCGTCTAATTTGCCAAATCCTACGTCTATGAGGGCAAATTCTACTGATGTGTATCCTAAAGATTTAAGTTGTTCTGAAAAGTCATTTTCATATAGATAGCTTATACCTTTCCCGGCTGTTCTTCTTAAAATTTTTTCTACGATGCTTTCACCAAGTTTCTTTGCTTTTTCGTTTTCTTGTTTTTTTATAAATGATTTTATGGCTGTTCTTGCTTTTGATGTTTTTACAAAGGCAAGCCAGTCTCTTTTTGGATTTTCAACGTTTCCCGTTATTATTTCTACTTTATCTCCGCTTCTTAAAACATGGTTGAGAGGAACAAGCTTACCGTTTACCTTTGCACTTATACATCTGTGTCCAACACTTGTGTGAATTGCGTATGCAAAGTCGATTGGCGTTGCTCCTTTTGGAAGTGTTTTAAGATCTCCTTTCGGCGTAAATACATAAATATCTTCTTCGTATAGGTCGCTTTTAACGTTTTCCATAAATTCTTTTGTATCTTTTTCTTCCTTTACCCATTCGAGTAAGTTTCTGAGCCATAAAAATCTTTCTCTTTCTGATTCTGATAATTTTCCACCGCCCTCTTTGTATTTCCAGTGAGCGGCAATTCCCATTTCTGCGATCTGGTGCATTTCATGGGTTCTTATTTGAAATTCGATAAACTGTCCTCTCGGTCCCACAACAGTTGTATGTAGTGATTGATACATGTTTGGTTTTGGAACAGCTATGTAGTCTTTTATCCTTCCGGGAACGGGCATCCATAAACTGTGAATCAGCCCTGCTATAACGTAACAGTTCGGTACGGTATCTGTTATTATTCTTATACCTGCAACGTCATAAACTTCTTCGAAGGGAATACCCTTTTTTACCATTTTGTTGTAAATGCCGTATATGTGCTTAAATCGCCACTGTATTTTGCCTTCTATGCTGTTTTCTTCCAGTTTTTTCTTAACTGTTTCTATGATTTCGGAAAGATAGGTGCTTATGACTCTCTTTTTTTCCTTTACTTTTTCCTGGAGTTCTTTGTAAATTTCCGGTTCAAGGTATTTTAGAGATAGATCTTCAAGTTCGTTTTTTATTCTGTAAAGACCAAGTCTGTTTGCAAGGGGTGCATATATTGTCAGTGTTTCTTTTGCAGTTCTTTTCTGGCCATTTGGACTTCTGCTTCCGAGTGTTCTCATATTATGTAATCGGTCTGCCAGTTTTACTATCAAAACCCGGATGTCTTCTGAAAGTGAAATTAATAGCTTCCTAAAGCTTTCTGCGTTTCTCTCTTCTTTGCTTGAAAACTTATACTGTTCGAGCTTTGTAACACCGGCGACAATAAATGCGACTTCTTTTCCAAACTCTTTTTCGATGTCTTCTATTGTTGTATTGGTATCTTCCACAACATCATGAAGCAGTCCGGCAGCTATTGTATGAACGTCCATTTTCATTTCTGCAAGTATATAGGCTACTTCAGCCGGATGTGAAAAATAAGGTTCTCCTGATTTTCTAAATTGTCCTTCGTGCTTTTCTTTTGCATATTCATACGCTTTTTCTATAAGTTTACTATCGAAGTTATCCCTATAAGTTTTAACTTTTTCTATAATTTCTTTACAACTTCTCAATTTTCCTCCCTGTTTTACAGCGGCTTAAATTTTAAAAGTAGTGCAATAAATCTGTTTTGTAAAGGGAAGCTTATGGAGAGAAGACCTATAGGTATTTTTGATTCTGGTGTCGGAGGTTTAACCGTTTTAAAGGCTATAAGGGACAGGTTTCCTGATGAAGATTTTATCTATTTTGGCGATACTGCGAGAGTCCCTTACGGCACTAAATCCGAGAGAACAATAATAAGGTATAGTTTAGAAAATGCACGATTGTTACGTAAGTTTAATGTTAAGCTTATAGTGGTTGCCTGTAATACGTCATCTTCTTATGCACTTGATATACTTGAAAAAGAGATGGATGTTCCGGTTCTAGGTGTGGTAAAACCGGGGGCTTCTGCAGCAGTTAAGGCAACTAAGACGGGTAATATAGGTGTTATAGGAACAGAAGCTACAATTAAAAGTGGTGCTTATAGGAGGGAAATTCTTACAATAAATCCATTCCTTAAGATCTTTGAAAAGCCTTGTCCTCTATTTGTTCCGTTGATTGAGGAAGGATGGCTTGAAGATGAAATTACCTATATGGTTGCTGAAAGATATCTTTCTGAATTTAAAAATAAAAATATTGATACGCTTGTTCTTGGTTGTACTCATTATCCTTTACTAAAAAATGTTATTGGAAAAGTGTGTAATAATATTAAATTAGTAGATTCGGCAGAGGAAACGGCACTTGAAACGGGAAAGATTATAAATAAAGTTAAATGTACAGGGAAAGGGGAAGTGAGGATTCTTGTTAGTGATATGAGTAATCGTTTTAAGAAGATTGCTGAAATGATAATGGGAGATTCTTTTTCCATTGAGGAGGTTTCTGTCGATGTTTGTTAGACCTGATGGAAGAGATTATGATGAAATTAGACCTGTAAAAATAACGCTTGATTATGTTAGATATCCTGAAGGTTCATGTTTAATAGAAGTTGGAGATACAAAGGTTATATGCTCTGCTTCCGTCGAGGAAAAGGTTCCTTCTTTTTTGAAAGAATCGGGGAAAGGTTGGATAACTGCTGAATATTCTATGCTTCCAAGAGCTACTGCAACAAGAAACATAAGAGAAGCTGCCAGAGGTAAGCTTTCAGGAAGAACACAGGAAATTCAGAGATTGATAGGAAGGGCGTTAAGAAGTGCTGTTGATCTTGAAAAACTGGGTGATAGAACAATCTGGATAGATTGTGATGTTATTCAGGCTGATGGAGGAACGAGAACTGCGTCTATTACAGGTGCTTTTGTTGCTCTTTATCTTGCTTTAAAAAGATTGGAGCTTGTTGATGCAGTTTCTTCTTTTGTTGCGGCAACCAGCGTTGGTATTGTTGAGTCTGTTCCTTGTCTTGATCTTAATTATCAGGAAGATTCGGCAGCTGAGGTTGATATGAATGTAGTTATGAATGAGAAAGGGGAATTTATAGAGATTCAGGGAACTGGAGAGGAGAGGCCGTTTAGTAAAAATGAACTTAACAGACTTTTAGAACTTGCAGAAAAAGGTATAACCGAGCTTATAAAAATACAGAAAGAGGTTTTGGGAGTTTAGAGTGAAAATTGTAATAGCAAGTAAAAACAGACACAAAATAGAGGAAATAAGTAAGAAACTTAATATGCTGGGAATAAAGTTTTTGTCGCTTCTTGATTTTGATGTTCTGGAAGCACCTGAAACGGGGAATACGTTTCTTGAAAACGTTTATCAGAAGTCATCTTTCTATGCAGAGAAGCTGAATATGCCTGTTTTATCAGACGATTCAGGTCTTGTTGTTGAAGCGTTGGGGGGACTTCCCGGCGTTCACTCTTCTCGCTTTGCTGGTGAGAATGCCACAGACGAAGAGAATTTAAACAAACTTGTTGAACTTTTGCTCCATAAAGGTATTTCCGAATCTCCGGCTGCGTTTGTTTGTTTTATGATGATCACTTTTCCAGATAAAAAGGGTTTCTGGAGTGAAGGTACATTGAAAGGTAAGGTTATAACAGAGCCGAGAGGGAGTGGAGGTTTTGGTTATGATCCGATCTTTGTTCCGGATGGTGATACGAGAACTCTTGCAGAATATCCTATGGAAGAAAAGAATGCAATAAGTCATAGAGGAAAGGCACTTGAAAAAATTGTTAAGCTTTTGAAGGAGAAACTAAAATGATAATGGTTAGAGATATTGTTCACTTTCTCATACAGTTTCTTACCTGGTTCATAATAATAGGAGCTATTTTTACATGGATACCACCTGCTAACAGACCGGGTTTTGCAGACTGGATAATTTCTGTTACTGAGGACCTTTTGGAGCCTCTTAGAAAAATTATTCCACCTATTGGCGGAATAGACATTACACCCTTAATTGCTATAATGATTTTGCAGATGATAGACAATTTCATAACAAGGGGTTTTTAAAATGGATATTAAATTGAAATTTAAGCCAAAAGATATAAGGACAAAGCAGTTTTCTAAAAAAGTTTTTGGCTACAATCCCGATGAGGTTGATGCATTTTTGATAGAGTTGGCGAACGAGTTTCAAAATTTACTTAATAAAATGGAGCAGATTGAAAGTCAGACGCCTGAAAGTAAAATGAAGGAGCTTGTTAAGGATACGAAGAAGAAGATAGCGAAGATTGTTGAAGAGACTAAAAAAGAGAAAAGACAGCTTGAAGAAGAAAAGAAACGTATTGAAGCAGAGATAGAACAGTTAAAAATTATTCAGAAAAAGATGGCAAATAAATTAAAACTTGCAATAATAGAGATGACAAAGATTCTGGAGGAGATTAAACCGGATGATAAACATAAAAAAGGGAAAGAATTACATCCAGGTGGAAGTGAAAGTTCAACCGAAAGGGAGGCAGAACGCAATAGTAAGGGTGGAAAATGGAAAACTGAAGATAAAAGTAACGGCACCACCTGAAGGAGGTAAGGCAAACGACGCTGTTAGAAAGCTTTTTTCTAAAACTTTAAAAGTGCCGATTTCCTCTGTTGAAATAGTAAAAGGAGAGACATCAAGAGATAAAATTGTGGCAATTTTTGCTGAAAATATCGATAAAGTTGAGGAAAAACTGCTTCAATTGGTGGCAGATTTGCAAAGTTAGAGTGAAACTCTTGACAGAAAAAAAAAGAAATAGTATTTTCATGTTAAAGATAGTTTTCAACTATATAATTCTTAATGGAGGGAGCGGTATGACAAAGAGCGAGCTTGTAAGTGCAATTGCTGAAAAGGCAGGTCTCAGAAAAAAAGATGCTGAGGCAGCTCTTAACGCGTTTCTTGATGTGGTAACAGAAACCCTCAAGAAAGGGGACAAGGTTGAAATTAGAGGTTTTGGTACTTTCCTGATGAAGGAAAGAGCTGCAAGGGTTGCAAGGAATCCTAAGACAGGGAAAGAGGTTAAAGTTCCTCCAAAAGTTGTTCCTGACTTCAAGCCTGGAAAAGATCTTAAAGAGGCTACTGAAAAAATTCTTAAGAAGAAAAAGTAAAATTAAAGATGGGGGCTTTACAAAGCCCCCTCTTTCGTTAGTTCCAGTGCTTTCTTGAAAAAGTCTCTCTCTTTAATTCCGGGATGTGGAATTTTTAATTTTTTGGTTCCTATTCTGAGGTTTTCATAAGTTAGTATGTCAATATCTATTACCCTTGGTCCCCAGCGATATGTAGGATATCTTCCGACTTTTTTCTCGAGCCTTTTAAGGATATTAAGAAGTAAAAATGGTGGATGTTCTGTTTTTATCAATACACCTATATTAAGGAAGTTAGGTTGTCTTGTTACGCCAAAAGGTTTTGTTTCCATTATATCTGTTGTTTTAAGAATTCTTCCAGCATATTTATCTATTGCATTTAGAGCTCTTTCTATATTGTGTTTTCTGTTTCCCAGATTTGTTCCAATGCACAGAAGAACTTTAGCCATCTATTTCCTCGTTTAACATTGATAGAAAGAGTTTTAGAGCTTTTTTTGCCGCTTTCTTTCTTATTTTGTTTCTTCTTTTTACGGGATCCGGGTGGCTATCCTTAAATATGAACTTATAAACTTCTGTTTTTTCTTTTACCGATACACCTATATAAACCAGTCCAACCGGTTTTTCTGGAGTTCCTCCCGTAGGACCTGCTATACCAGTTGTTGAGATAGCACATTCTGTTCCCATAAGTTTTTTGATTCCTTCAACCATTTCCCTTGCCGTTTCTTCGCTTACAGCACCATATTTGAGCAGTGTCTCTGTCGATACATTTAAAACTTTCATTTTTATACTGTTATCGTAGGATACGACACCTCCCATAAAGTATTCGGAACTTCCAGGAACATTTACTATTCTTGCTGCTACAAGTCCTCCAGTGCAACTTTCGGCCGTTGCCAGTTTAAGTTTCTTTTCAGTTAGTATTTCCTTTAATTTAAATTCAACACCCATTTTTCCTCCCTTTAAAAGATTAATGCTATACTACACAATATAATGCTATTTATGAGGTTTAGAGATGATAAGGATTGTGATTATAGTTTTTCTAATTGCTATCATTTTTTACACGATTTCAACCTACAACAGGTTTCAGGTGCTTAAAAATGGTGCTGAAGCAACGCTTGGACAGATTAAGGTTGCTTTGAAAAAAAGACTTGATATGATTTCTCAGCTTGTCAATACAGTTAAAAGTCACGCTAAGTTTGAGAAAGAAACTTTTGAGAAAGTTGCTGCTTTGAGGAGCGGGATAACAAAAGCTGAAACGCCGGAAGAGATATCTGAGATAGAAAAGGAAACC is a window from the Desulfurobacterium indicum genome containing:
- a CDS encoding RelA/SpoT family protein; this encodes MRSCKEIIEKVKTYRDNFDSKLIEKAYEYAKEKHEGQFRKSGEPYFSHPAEVAYILAEMKMDVHTIAAGLLHDVVEDTNTTIEDIEKEFGKEVAFIVAGVTKLEQYKFSSKEERNAESFRKLLISLSEDIRVLIVKLADRLHNMRTLGSRSPNGQKRTAKETLTIYAPLANRLGLYRIKNELEDLSLKYLEPEIYKELQEKVKEKKRVISTYLSEIIETVKKKLEENSIEGKIQWRFKHIYGIYNKMVKKGIPFEEVYDVAGIRIITDTVPNCYVIAGLIHSLWMPVPGRIKDYIAVPKPNMYQSLHTTVVGPRGQFIEFQIRTHEMHQIAEMGIAAHWKYKEGGGKLSESERERFLWLRNLLEWVKEEKDTKEFMENVKSDLYEEDIYVFTPKGDLKTLPKGATPIDFAYAIHTSVGHRCISAKVNGKLVPLNHVLRSGDKVEIITGNVENPKRDWLAFVKTSKARTAIKSFIKKQENEKAKKLGESIVEKILRRTAGKGISYLYENDFSEQLKSLGYTSVEFALIDVGFGKLDGEKLVRRLLGIQEEQEKKKKKGKKNEGADIVIDGIENMLVTLAKCCHPLPGDDVVGIVSKGKGIVVHTRNCVVAQQVLESAPGKVLSIEFKPSDKLYPAKIRVFIEDRPGMLAAVSAKIAETKTNIVSAYTRTVGGKAILDFTLQVKDVSQLQKVINAIKSTKGVINIKRIRREKIKIK
- the murI gene encoding glutamate racemase, translated to MERRPIGIFDSGVGGLTVLKAIRDRFPDEDFIYFGDTARVPYGTKSERTIIRYSLENARLLRKFNVKLIVVACNTSSSYALDILEKEMDVPVLGVVKPGASAAVKATKTGNIGVIGTEATIKSGAYRREILTINPFLKIFEKPCPLFVPLIEEGWLEDEITYMVAERYLSEFKNKNIDTLVLGCTHYPLLKNVIGKVCNNIKLVDSAEETALETGKIINKVKCTGKGEVRILVSDMSNRFKKIAEMIMGDSFSIEEVSVDVC
- the rph gene encoding ribonuclease PH: MFVRPDGRDYDEIRPVKITLDYVRYPEGSCLIEVGDTKVICSASVEEKVPSFLKESGKGWITAEYSMLPRATATRNIREAARGKLSGRTQEIQRLIGRALRSAVDLEKLGDRTIWIDCDVIQADGGTRTASITGAFVALYLALKRLELVDAVSSFVAATSVGIVESVPCLDLNYQEDSAAEVDMNVVMNEKGEFIEIQGTGEERPFSKNELNRLLELAEKGITELIKIQKEVLGV
- the rdgB gene encoding RdgB/HAM1 family non-canonical purine NTP pyrophosphatase, encoding MKIVIASKNRHKIEEISKKLNMLGIKFLSLLDFDVLEAPETGNTFLENVYQKSSFYAEKLNMPVLSDDSGLVVEALGGLPGVHSSRFAGENATDEENLNKLVELLLHKGISESPAAFVCFMMITFPDKKGFWSEGTLKGKVITEPRGSGGFGYDPIFVPDGDTRTLAEYPMEEKNAISHRGKALEKIVKLLKEKLK
- a CDS encoding YggT family protein; the protein is MIMVRDIVHFLIQFLTWFIIIGAIFTWIPPANRPGFADWIISVTEDLLEPLRKIIPPIGGIDITPLIAIMILQMIDNFITRGF
- a CDS encoding DivIVA domain-containing protein yields the protein MDIKLKFKPKDIRTKQFSKKVFGYNPDEVDAFLIELANEFQNLLNKMEQIESQTPESKMKELVKDTKKKIAKIVEETKKEKRQLEEEKKRIEAEIEQLKIIQKKMANKLKLAIIEMTKILEEIKPDDKHKKGKELHPGGSESSTEREAERNSKGGKWKTEDKSNGTT
- a CDS encoding DUF167 domain-containing protein yields the protein MENGKLKIKVTAPPEGGKANDAVRKLFSKTLKVPISSVEIVKGETSRDKIVAIFAENIDKVEEKLLQLVADLQS
- a CDS encoding HU family DNA-binding protein; the encoded protein is MTKSELVSAIAEKAGLRKKDAEAALNAFLDVVTETLKKGDKVEIRGFGTFLMKERAARVARNPKTGKEVKVPPKVVPDFKPGKDLKEATEKILKKKK
- the folK gene encoding 2-amino-4-hydroxy-6-hydroxymethyldihydropteridine diphosphokinase, which translates into the protein MAKVLLCIGTNLGNRKHNIERALNAIDKYAGRILKTTDIMETKPFGVTRQPNFLNIGVLIKTEHPPFLLLNILKRLEKKVGRYPTYRWGPRVIDIDILTYENLRIGTKKLKIPHPGIKERDFFKKALELTKEGAL
- a CDS encoding CinA family protein yields the protein MGVEFKLKEILTEKKLKLATAESCTGGLVAARIVNVPGSSEYFMGGVVSYDNSIKMKVLNVSTETLLKYGAVSEETAREMVEGIKKLMGTECAISTTGIAGPTGGTPEKPVGLVYIGVSVKEKTEVYKFIFKDSHPDPVKRRNKIRKKAAKKALKLFLSMLNEEIDG
- a CDS encoding LemA family protein, with amino-acid sequence MIRIVIIVFLIAIIFYTISTYNRFQVLKNGAEATLGQIKVALKKRLDMISQLVNTVKSHAKFEKETFEKVAALRSGITKAETPEEISEIEKETRKLMGVINVAVESYPELKTSSIVLELTQAIQDMENEIARHRYTYNNIVQEMNTKIDMFPSNLVASMFGFKKLSYLEFGEDINKTPDTTW